In Haloferax mediterranei ATCC 33500, the following proteins share a genomic window:
- a CDS encoding ABC transporter ATP-binding protein yields the protein MTDVSEPLLAVDDLEKYFPVKSGIIKRTSDHVKAVDGVSFDIKRGETLALIGESGSGKSTVARTIIGLTGATGGTVRFDGEDITNATDEQLARLRSRVQMVFQDPTSSLNPRRTIGKSLAVPLRARDVPKSDLRERVVDLLERVELNDEYWNKYPHELSGGQKQRVNIARSLAVEPELLLLDEPTSALDVSVQAKIIALLEDLQEEFGLTYLFITHDLSLVRNFADETAVMYLGEIQERGPTEEVFQRPRHPYSRALLSAIPVTTDKEKAYKPRHEPLRGEIPSPRDVPSGCRFHTRCPYATDACSADEPQFVVVDAGPSVRCHIYDEAYADAFDDVPDVAVAAVADETVASNTQEP from the coding sequence GTGACTGACGTGTCCGAACCCCTGCTCGCGGTCGACGACCTCGAGAAGTACTTCCCAGTGAAAAGCGGCATCATCAAGCGCACGTCCGATCACGTGAAAGCGGTCGACGGCGTCTCATTCGACATCAAGCGCGGGGAGACCCTCGCGCTCATCGGCGAGTCCGGCAGCGGCAAAAGCACCGTCGCCCGGACGATTATCGGCCTGACCGGCGCGACCGGCGGGACCGTCAGATTCGACGGCGAGGACATCACGAACGCGACGGACGAGCAACTGGCTCGCCTCCGGTCGCGCGTCCAGATGGTGTTTCAGGACCCCACGTCGAGTCTGAACCCCCGGCGGACCATCGGCAAGTCGCTCGCGGTCCCGCTGAGGGCCCGCGACGTTCCGAAGTCCGATCTCCGGGAGCGAGTGGTCGACCTGCTCGAACGCGTCGAGTTGAACGACGAGTACTGGAACAAGTACCCGCACGAACTCTCCGGCGGGCAGAAACAGCGGGTAAACATCGCCCGCTCGCTCGCGGTCGAGCCTGAACTGCTCTTGCTCGACGAGCCGACGAGCGCCCTCGACGTGAGCGTGCAGGCGAAGATTATCGCGCTCCTCGAAGACTTACAGGAGGAGTTCGGTCTCACTTACCTGTTCATCACCCACGACCTCTCGTTGGTCCGCAACTTCGCCGACGAGACGGCCGTGATGTACCTCGGCGAGATTCAGGAACGCGGCCCCACGGAGGAAGTCTTCCAGCGGCCGCGACACCCCTACTCGCGGGCGCTCCTCTCCGCGATTCCCGTCACGACCGACAAAGAAAAGGCGTACAAGCCGCGGCACGAACCGCTCCGGGGCGAAATCCCGAGCCCGCGGGACGTGCCCAGCGGCTGTCGGTTCCACACGCGGTGTCCCTACGCGACGGACGCATGTTCGGCCGACGAACCGCAGTTCGTCGTGGTCGACGCCGGTCCCAGCGTCCGGTGTCATATCTACGACGAGGCGTACGCCGACGCGTTCGACGACGTGCCCGACGTGGCCGTCGCGGCGGTCGCCGACGAGACAGTCGCATCGAACACCCAAGAACCATGA
- a CDS encoding DUF917 domain-containing protein: protein MKITTDNIDDFATGATVLGTGGGGDPYIGKLMAQQAIEEHGPVDLIDPRDVPDDALVIPSAMLGAPTVMVEKMPKGTEALAAFEALETHLGQEAYATMSIEAGGLNSTVPIAVAAALGIPLVDADGMGRAFPEVQMVTLTMGGVSATPMSIADEKGNSLLVNTVSNEYAEAFARVTSIEMGGACMIGTYALSGAEVREHAILDSMSLAHNIGEAIRTAKHRSRDPVEAVLDLTDGYELFTGKITDVERRTEGGFTVGEATLDGIDNCEGRRFTLEFQNENLVACDSERGVVASTPDLITVLDAETGDPVTTERLAYGHRVQVIGMPCSPKWRTDEGLDLVGPAYFDYSIDYEPLETLQQSKHD, encoded by the coding sequence ATGAAGATAACCACAGACAACATCGACGACTTCGCCACCGGCGCGACCGTCCTCGGGACGGGCGGCGGGGGCGACCCCTACATCGGGAAGCTGATGGCACAGCAGGCGATCGAAGAGCACGGCCCCGTCGACCTCATCGACCCGCGAGACGTGCCCGACGACGCGCTCGTTATCCCGAGCGCGATGCTCGGCGCGCCGACCGTGATGGTTGAGAAGATGCCGAAGGGAACCGAGGCGCTGGCCGCCTTCGAGGCGCTCGAAACGCACCTCGGACAGGAGGCCTACGCGACGATGAGTATCGAGGCGGGCGGACTGAACAGCACCGTCCCTATCGCCGTCGCCGCAGCCCTCGGGATTCCCCTCGTGGATGCCGACGGTATGGGCCGGGCGTTCCCTGAGGTGCAGATGGTGACGCTCACGATGGGTGGCGTCAGCGCGACCCCAATGAGCATCGCCGATGAGAAAGGCAACTCGCTTCTCGTGAACACCGTCAGCAACGAGTACGCCGAGGCATTTGCCCGCGTGACGAGCATCGAGATGGGCGGCGCGTGCATGATCGGAACCTACGCGCTCTCCGGCGCAGAGGTCCGCGAGCACGCGATTCTTGACTCGATGTCTCTCGCCCACAACATCGGCGAGGCGATTCGAACTGCCAAGCACCGCTCGCGGGACCCCGTCGAGGCGGTCCTCGACCTCACGGATGGCTACGAGCTGTTCACGGGGAAGATAACCGACGTGGAGCGCCGGACCGAGGGTGGATTCACAGTCGGCGAGGCGACGCTCGACGGCATCGACAACTGTGAGGGCCGACGATTCACCCTCGAGTTCCAAAACGAGAACCTCGTCGCCTGCGACTCTGAGCGCGGCGTTGTGGCGAGCACACCCGACCTGATTACGGTCCTAGACGCTGAGACTGGTGACCCAGTCACCACCGAACGACTCGCCTACGGCCACCGCGTGCAGGTCATCGGCATGCCGTGTTCGCCGAAGTGGCGGACAGACGAGGGGCTCGACCTCGTCGGACCGGCGTACTTCGACTACAGTATCGACTACGAACCACTCGAAACTCTCCAGCAATCCAAACATGACTAA
- a CDS encoding hydantoinase/oxoprolinase N-terminal domain-containing protein: MTNYRIGIDVGGTNTDAVVMDGDDNLRAKTKTPTTKDITTGILSALDVVLDDSGVSEDELDYVMLGTTHATNAITERRGLNEVGVIRIGAPATRSIRPLLEWPDDLAEAIGNNVAILDGGHEFDGRLLNDLDEEQVRAQIREFADVDAFAVTSVFSPVRDDHETRVAELIREEVGDDVPISVSNEIGSVGLLERENATALNAALTSVASEAANAFVDAMDERGIGANLYFGQNDGTLMSVDYAIRYPIFTVASGPSNSVRGAAYLSQVENGIIVDVGGTTTDVGAVTEGFPRESSVAVEIGEVKTNFRMPDIIAIGIGGGSIVSTDGGVTVGPQSVGYKLTEEARCFGGETLTATDLEVAAGTIDIGSVTPDVGVETVEAAREYVRECVEREVDRMKTSADPVPVVIVGGGSILVPDDIGGASEVYKPDHYEVANAVGVAIAQVSGEVDRIYSLDEMDREEAIQHAKDEATENALAAGADADSVDIVDVEEVPLSYLPGNAVRIKVKAAGALDH; the protein is encoded by the coding sequence ATGACTAACTACCGAATCGGAATCGACGTCGGCGGTACCAACACGGACGCCGTCGTTATGGATGGCGACGACAATCTCCGTGCGAAGACGAAGACCCCCACGACCAAGGACATCACGACGGGCATCCTCAGTGCCCTTGACGTGGTCCTCGACGACAGCGGCGTCTCCGAGGACGAACTCGACTACGTGATGCTCGGCACCACCCACGCGACGAACGCCATCACGGAGCGCCGCGGCCTTAACGAGGTCGGCGTCATCCGTATCGGTGCGCCCGCGACCCGGAGCATTCGCCCGCTCTTGGAGTGGCCTGACGACCTCGCTGAGGCCATCGGAAACAACGTCGCTATCCTCGACGGCGGCCACGAGTTCGACGGCCGACTCCTCAATGACCTCGACGAAGAGCAGGTCAGAGCCCAGATTCGCGAGTTCGCCGACGTGGATGCCTTCGCCGTGACGAGCGTCTTCTCGCCCGTTCGCGACGACCACGAGACGCGGGTCGCGGAACTCATCCGCGAGGAGGTCGGCGACGACGTGCCCATCTCGGTCTCGAACGAAATCGGCAGTGTCGGCCTGCTCGAACGTGAGAACGCGACGGCGCTCAACGCTGCGCTCACAAGCGTCGCGTCAGAGGCAGCCAACGCCTTCGTCGACGCGATGGACGAGCGCGGCATCGGCGCGAACCTCTACTTTGGCCAGAACGACGGGACGTTGATGAGCGTCGATTACGCCATCCGCTACCCCATCTTCACGGTTGCCAGCGGCCCCTCGAACTCGGTCCGCGGCGCGGCGTATCTCTCGCAGGTCGAAAACGGCATCATCGTTGACGTGGGCGGCACAACCACCGACGTGGGCGCGGTTACCGAGGGCTTCCCCCGCGAGAGCAGCGTCGCCGTCGAAATCGGCGAGGTGAAGACCAACTTCCGCATGCCCGACATCATCGCCATCGGCATCGGTGGCGGCTCCATCGTCTCGACCGACGGCGGCGTGACGGTCGGCCCCCAGAGCGTCGGCTACAAGCTGACCGAGGAGGCGAGGTGTTTCGGCGGCGAGACGTTGACCGCGACCGACCTCGAAGTCGCCGCAGGAACCATCGACATCGGCTCCGTGACGCCGGACGTGGGTGTCGAGACCGTCGAGGCGGCCCGTGAGTACGTCAGAGAGTGCGTCGAGCGCGAGGTCGACCGCATGAAGACGAGTGCCGATCCGGTCCCTGTGGTCATCGTCGGCGGGGGGAGCATCCTCGTCCCCGACGACATCGGGGGCGCGAGCGAGGTCTACAAGCCCGACCACTACGAGGTCGCAAACGCCGTCGGCGTCGCCATTGCGCAGGTCTCCGGCGAGGTCGATCGTATCTATAGTCTCGACGAGATGGACCGCGAGGAGGCCATCCAGCACGCGAAGGACGAGGCCACCGAAAACGCCCTCGCAGCGGGAGCGGACGCCGATAGCGTGGACATCGTCGATGTCGAGGAGGTCCCGCTTTCGTACCTGCCTGGCAACGCGGTGCGAATCAAGGTGAAGGCCGCCGGAGCGCTCGACCACTAA
- a CDS encoding DUF917 domain-containing protein — protein MMVEIGVEEIEDIALGATILGTGGGGDPHVGKLVAKQAIEEFGPVELLDPDELDADDFVVPTAQMGAPTVSVEKLPSGREAVASLDRIERELGETADATMPIECGGINSTFPFAVAARRGLPVVDADGMGRAFPELQHETFNIYGVSGTPAAVSDERGNTCIIETDDNDQLEWLARGVTVRMGGVAYVSDYPMTGRQVKETAIPGTMSLARDLGRALRLAEDDAMDAIREVTRESIYGEARSLFEGKIVDVQRRTEHGFVFGHVDIDGLDGDEGSTMRIEFQNENLGAAVDGSYVATVPDLITVLDRETGGPIPTESLRYGARVRVLGIRTPEIMRTPAALDVWGPKSFGLEATYEPLADHP, from the coding sequence ATGATGGTCGAAATCGGCGTCGAGGAAATCGAGGACATCGCACTCGGCGCAACCATCCTCGGGACGGGCGGCGGGGGCGACCCCCACGTCGGCAAGCTCGTAGCGAAGCAGGCGATCGAGGAGTTTGGTCCGGTCGAACTCCTCGACCCGGACGAACTGGACGCGGACGACTTCGTTGTCCCGACCGCGCAGATGGGCGCGCCGACCGTCTCGGTCGAGAAGCTTCCGAGCGGGCGGGAGGCCGTCGCCTCGCTGGACCGCATTGAGCGTGAACTCGGAGAGACCGCCGACGCGACGATGCCCATCGAGTGCGGCGGCATCAACTCGACGTTCCCGTTCGCCGTTGCGGCCCGCCGTGGGCTTCCCGTGGTCGACGCTGACGGCATGGGTCGGGCCTTCCCCGAACTGCAACACGAGACGTTCAACATCTACGGAGTCAGCGGGACGCCCGCGGCCGTCAGCGACGAGCGGGGGAACACCTGCATCATCGAGACGGACGACAACGACCAGTTGGAGTGGCTGGCCCGCGGCGTCACGGTCAGGATGGGCGGCGTCGCCTACGTCTCTGATTACCCGATGACCGGGAGGCAGGTCAAAGAGACGGCCATCCCCGGCACGATGTCACTCGCACGCGACCTCGGCCGTGCGCTCCGGCTCGCCGAGGACGACGCGATGGACGCCATCCGTGAGGTGACCCGCGAGTCGATATATGGCGAGGCGCGGTCGCTGTTCGAGGGGAAAATCGTGGACGTACAGCGCCGCACCGAACACGGCTTCGTCTTCGGCCACGTCGACATCGATGGCCTCGACGGCGACGAGGGGTCGACGATGCGCATCGAGTTCCAAAACGAGAATCTCGGCGCGGCGGTCGATGGGAGCTACGTGGCGACCGTGCCCGACCTCATCACCGTCCTCGACCGCGAAACGGGCGGTCCGATTCCGACAGAGAGCCTCCGATACGGAGCTCGAGTCCGCGTGCTCGGCATCCGGACGCCCGAGATAATGCGGACCCCCGCCGCACTCGACGTGTGGGGCCCGAAGTCGTTCGGCCTCGAAGCAACCTACGAACCACTCGCGGACCACCCATGA
- a CDS encoding DUF917 domain-containing protein, translated as MSFDIPHLTEITLDDLEALGIGAGILGTGGGGNPRLGRLRLQTLLEDDAYPDSVELVDPQDLPADATVASVGGMGAPTISVEKFSGGEEEVQSLRAIEELSGKTVDVLIPGEIGGSNSMAPLCVAAMTDLPVVDADGMGRAFPELQMDTFFIYGTPVNYAATTDERGNQVVYRDIDSAKRLEDLARAITVQMGGRSGYAFPLMTGEFVSEYAVPHTVSLATELGRAVKRARDAGTDPVDASRELLDGEELFAGKIVDVHRRNRDGFALGSVTLTGLDEEATLEIEFQNEFLIARDDDGDLRTTVPDLICLVDNDTGAPVTTDALRYGQRVRVLGVPAPELLTTPEALDVIGPEAFGYDISYEPLPRGEAGW; from the coding sequence ATGAGTTTTGACATCCCACACCTGACGGAGATAACGCTCGACGACCTCGAAGCGCTCGGCATCGGCGCGGGCATCCTCGGCACCGGCGGCGGCGGCAATCCCCGCCTCGGCCGACTGCGCCTGCAGACACTCCTCGAAGACGACGCCTACCCCGACTCGGTCGAACTGGTTGATCCGCAGGACCTGCCGGCCGACGCCACCGTGGCGAGCGTCGGCGGGATGGGCGCGCCAACCATCAGCGTGGAGAAGTTCTCCGGCGGCGAGGAGGAGGTGCAGTCGCTGCGAGCTATCGAAGAGCTCTCCGGCAAGACCGTGGATGTCCTCATCCCGGGTGAAATTGGGGGTTCGAACAGCATGGCCCCCCTGTGCGTGGCGGCGATGACTGATCTCCCCGTAGTCGATGCCGACGGCATGGGCCGGGCGTTTCCCGAACTCCAGATGGACACGTTCTTCATCTACGGAACGCCCGTGAACTACGCGGCGACGACCGACGAGCGCGGCAATCAGGTCGTCTACAGGGACATCGACTCGGCCAAGCGCCTCGAAGACCTCGCACGGGCCATCACCGTCCAGATGGGCGGCCGCTCGGGCTACGCCTTCCCGCTTATGACCGGCGAGTTCGTCTCGGAGTACGCGGTTCCGCACACCGTCTCGCTCGCGACCGAACTCGGTCGGGCAGTCAAGCGTGCCCGAGACGCTGGCACCGACCCCGTTGACGCCAGCCGTGAACTCCTCGACGGCGAGGAGCTGTTCGCCGGGAAAATTGTAGACGTACACCGCCGCAACCGCGACGGCTTTGCCCTCGGGAGTGTCACGCTCACCGGGTTGGACGAGGAGGCGACCCTCGAAATCGAGTTCCAAAACGAGTTCCTCATCGCGCGCGATGACGACGGCGACCTCCGCACGACGGTCCCTGACCTCATCTGCCTCGTCGACAATGACACCGGCGCACCGGTCACCACTGACGCCCTGCGGTACGGCCAGCGTGTCCGCGTCCTCGGCGTTCCTGCGCCCGAACTGCTCACGACGCCCGAGGCGCTTGACGTCATCGGCCCCGAGGCGTTCGGCTACGACATCTCCTACGAACCGCTCCCGCGGGGTGAGGCAGGGTGGTGA
- a CDS encoding Lrp/AsnC family transcriptional regulator: MGNPDLTSADAPSDPNTPEAVLENYLDEHDYEIFRALNANGRISDTELAERVGLSRTAVRRRREKLQESDVLEILAVIVLQEADLADAQVLVSFDQHVSSEVRTEFITMLIDEGLVYNTSSCLGEYDLVFSAWHTDLNALKEYVWDLFDGKEIVDDYTIIPLLKTWKAWDKELDRP; this comes from the coding sequence ATGGGGAACCCCGACCTCACGTCCGCCGACGCGCCGTCCGACCCGAACACACCAGAGGCCGTCCTCGAAAACTACCTCGACGAGCACGACTACGAGATATTCCGCGCGCTCAACGCGAACGGCCGCATATCTGACACCGAACTCGCCGAGCGCGTCGGCCTTTCTCGAACCGCAGTCCGACGACGACGCGAGAAGCTCCAAGAGAGCGACGTACTCGAAATCCTCGCGGTCATCGTCCTTCAGGAGGCCGACCTCGCCGACGCGCAGGTGCTTGTCTCGTTCGACCAGCACGTTTCCTCCGAGGTGCGGACCGAGTTCATCACGATGCTCATCGACGAGGGTCTCGTCTACAACACGAGTTCCTGTCTCGGCGAATACGACCTCGTCTTTAGCGCGTGGCACACTGATCTGAACGCGCTGAAAGAGTACGTCTGGGACCTCTTCGACGGCAAGGAAATCGTGGACGACTATACTATCATCCCGCTGTTGAAGACATGGAAGGCGTGGGATAAGGAACTGGACCGACCCTGA
- a CDS encoding helix-turn-helix domain-containing protein: MRYATMVAYPNEEGINRLDRQVTELGLEYRAIHRMELLADDTVAMFAEGRGDVEGLRRVLSESPEVFEFSVSGDDAGFFAYTRYAADDLTRMLMEGRRESSYLIDMPIEHTDDGGLRVTYIGTEAAFADALSDQPDGVRVEVERTGPYAPGSRHVVSQLTERQREVLEVAVDLGYYQEPREATHDEIAAATGLAETTVGEHLRKIEATVFSSLHVAVSDR, translated from the coding sequence ATGCGCTACGCCACTATGGTGGCCTACCCCAATGAGGAGGGAATCAACCGACTCGACCGGCAGGTCACCGAGCTCGGCTTGGAATACCGGGCTATCCACCGCATGGAACTCCTCGCTGACGACACTGTCGCCATGTTCGCCGAGGGCCGCGGCGACGTCGAGGGGCTCCGTCGGGTACTGTCAGAGTCGCCCGAGGTCTTCGAGTTCTCGGTCTCCGGCGATGACGCCGGATTCTTCGCCTACACGCGCTACGCGGCGGATGACTTGACTCGAATGCTCATGGAGGGCCGACGCGAGTCGTCCTACCTGATCGACATGCCGATCGAGCACACCGACGACGGCGGCCTCCGGGTGACCTACATCGGGACGGAGGCGGCCTTCGCTGACGCGCTCTCCGACCAACCGGATGGCGTCCGGGTCGAGGTCGAGCGGACCGGTCCGTACGCGCCCGGCTCCCGCCACGTCGTTTCTCAGTTAACCGAGCGACAGCGGGAAGTGCTCGAAGTGGCGGTCGATCTCGGCTACTACCAGGAGCCCCGTGAGGCGACTCACGACGAGATCGCGGCGGCGACCGGGCTCGCAGAGACGACGGTCGGCGAGCACCTCCGGAAGATCGAGGCGACAGTGTTCTCGTCGCTTCACGTCGCAGTCTCCGATCGGTGA
- a CDS encoding glycosyltransferase, producing MSARPPTSIILPTTRWTDACAELAAQLGDSDELLVIHDGANDPVTERADYPEGVRIIAAGEPEYCSGKANAIAAGMEAARHERLVWTDDDFHHPPDWLATCSADYDEYGPVSEVPYFVGRDPLSVLLEPLYAAAGSLPLSLGNQIWGGAVMFERGDIDEAAFLDDLRRTVSDDGLLMEYLQVTNVGRTRIVPIGGTIREAVERPVRWTQILRWHFPGAIAGTVLVSLLVLAGAILAPLYAAAVLTVLHLAVNELLGVRRWTAVLAYPAVFVFVPLLLYGLIRRTFVWGGRRYRWRGKFDVTVVQ from the coding sequence ATGTCTGCCCGACCGCCGACGAGTATTATCCTGCCGACGACGAGGTGGACCGACGCGTGCGCGGAGCTGGCCGCCCAACTCGGAGACAGCGACGAGCTGTTGGTCATCCACGACGGTGCGAATGACCCCGTCACTGAGCGGGCCGACTACCCAGAGGGCGTCCGGATCATCGCCGCCGGTGAGCCGGAGTACTGTTCGGGGAAAGCCAACGCCATCGCCGCCGGGATGGAGGCCGCGCGCCACGAGCGGCTCGTCTGGACGGACGACGATTTTCACCATCCTCCGGACTGGCTGGCGACCTGTAGCGCGGACTACGACGAGTACGGGCCGGTGTCTGAGGTGCCGTACTTCGTCGGGCGGGACCCCCTGTCGGTGCTGCTCGAACCGCTGTACGCCGCTGCTGGCTCGTTACCCCTCTCTCTCGGCAACCAGATCTGGGGCGGCGCGGTCATGTTCGAGCGAGGCGACATCGACGAGGCCGCGTTTCTCGATGACCTTCGGCGGACCGTCAGCGACGACGGGCTCCTCATGGAGTACCTCCAGGTGACGAACGTCGGCCGGACGCGTATCGTCCCTATTGGGGGGACCATCCGCGAGGCGGTCGAGCGCCCGGTCCGGTGGACGCAGATCCTCCGGTGGCATTTTCCCGGGGCCATCGCCGGGACCGTCCTCGTCTCGCTGCTTGTCCTCGCAGGCGCGATCCTGGCCCCGCTCTACGCGGCGGCCGTCCTGACGGTGCTGCACCTCGCCGTCAACGAACTCCTGGGCGTCCGCCGGTGGACGGCCGTGCTGGCCTACCCGGCGGTGTTCGTGTTCGTGCCCCTCCTTTTGTACGGACTCATCCGCCGAACGTTCGTCTGGGGTGGCCGGCGCTACCGCTGGCGCGGGAAATTCGACGTGACGGTCGTCCAGTAG
- a CDS encoding conjugal transfer protein: protein MAVEQVDQKLRWLFEGVDADPPSYDELANIRQRSQLLETTVDIDANEVVIRLTAAGEDVAAPDTGRVQAAGGRDHDDALLQIENELTALGFTVSVCTQDGSEKPNARATHPDRAETFAI, encoded by the coding sequence GTGGCAGTTGAGCAGGTTGATCAGAAACTCCGGTGGTTGTTCGAAGGTGTCGATGCCGACCCGCCGTCGTATGATGAACTGGCGAACATCCGGCAGCGCTCTCAGCTCCTCGAAACAACTGTCGATATCGACGCCAACGAGGTCGTTATTCGATTGACTGCGGCGGGCGAAGACGTGGCAGCCCCGGACACTGGCAGGGTGCAAGCTGCTGGTGGCAGGGACCACGACGACGCACTCCTGCAGATCGAAAATGAACTCACAGCGCTTGGGTTCACTGTCTCAGTTTGCACACAGGACGGAAGCGAGAAGCCCAATGCAAGGGCTACGCACCCCGACCGAGCGGAGACGTTCGCCATATGA
- a CDS encoding alpha/beta fold hydrolase, which yields MNIDRRSVLKTFGLVSGAGGAGFLVGAIDSPGCLPETVSQNERWPPRFTANDYLFHGKVIGPSNAPVVIVVHGGPGADYRSLRPLTRLSPHFRVVLYDQRGTGLSPRVSPDQLSFQQYLNDLDAIVTMFGAESSETVLLGHSFGGQLVAQYVSTYPEKVDSVIMAEPGPLNQEMAANGPTRGFTLDSILPGTIARIESRNLDCPDEHAGDDYFIEQMMVRANPGYWCDNIPPRNVLWRAGYDANQQVTASMNQSTGELMDLVSDIDRYQGRILFLASECNSVIGETYQRKQMNYVPNSTLEVIPDAGHHIFHDNPEYALDTVISHLGTGVDEGIVR from the coding sequence ATGAACATCGACCGTCGGTCCGTCCTTAAGACATTCGGCTTGGTATCTGGCGCAGGTGGCGCCGGTTTTCTCGTTGGCGCCATTGATTCCCCAGGTTGCCTCCCGGAGACCGTCTCACAGAACGAACGATGGCCGCCACGGTTCACCGCGAACGACTACCTCTTTCACGGTAAAGTCATCGGTCCCAGTAACGCACCCGTGGTGATCGTCGTCCACGGTGGTCCAGGTGCGGATTATCGGTCATTGCGTCCGCTAACCCGTCTATCGCCTCACTTTCGTGTGGTGTTGTACGACCAGCGAGGGACTGGCTTATCGCCCCGTGTTTCTCCCGACCAGCTGTCATTCCAACAGTACCTCAATGACCTTGATGCAATCGTGACGATGTTTGGAGCCGAGAGCAGCGAAACTGTTCTCCTTGGTCACTCGTTTGGTGGCCAGCTTGTAGCACAGTACGTCTCAACGTATCCCGAAAAAGTGGATTCTGTGATTATGGCGGAACCTGGTCCATTGAATCAGGAGATGGCTGCAAATGGTCCAACACGCGGGTTCACCCTGGATTCGATACTTCCAGGTACGATCGCTCGCATAGAATCACGGAATCTGGACTGCCCCGACGAACACGCTGGCGACGATTACTTCATCGAACAGATGATGGTGCGCGCGAATCCCGGCTATTGGTGTGACAATATACCACCTCGGAACGTACTCTGGCGGGCCGGGTATGATGCGAATCAACAGGTCACTGCTTCGATGAACCAGAGCACCGGTGAACTGATGGATCTTGTTTCCGATATCGATCGATACCAAGGACGCATCCTCTTTCTTGCAAGCGAGTGTAATAGTGTGATTGGAGAGACATACCAACGAAAGCAGATGAACTACGTGCCGAACTCGACGCTGGAGGTCATTCCCGATGCTGGCCATCATATATTTCACGACAATCCTGAATACGCACTTGACACAGTGATCTCCCATCTGGGCACTGGGGTGGATGAGGGAATCGTCAGATAG